Within [Limnothrix rosea] IAM M-220, the genomic segment AACCTGAGTTCGGTTTAAGAATGGTCTAGGATGACGACGCGGTGAAAGGGAGAGCGAGTGATGGGGAGATTTTTCATTCAAATAATTCTAATGCGGGTGTCCGTTGATATCCCGTGCCTCCCAATCCCAATGTCCCCGTGCCTCCCCCTCTCCGTGTCTCCCGATCCCAATGTCCCCGTGTCTCCTTTTCCCTGAAGCATTGAGGCGAAATCCTTAACCCAAACTGAGGTTAAAAAGCTTATCTGGAAAAGTTTTTACGTTAAGTTGAAGCCGATGACTATGTCAAAGTCAGATTAATCTTGCCGACCATGATTATTACTTAATTAAATTCTGTCGGAGTGTTATTTAGATGCATTTCTGAGAAATGACGATAGGGGAATCATCTTTATTCTTCATTGGCAGGCGATCACTCACTTTCATGGATGTTGAAACGATAGTGTCTGAGGTTTAGGACTGTGAGCATTCAGTGATTTTACGGAAGCTTGGTCTAGAATGGACGGGAGAATTGCTGGAGAATCTGCGGTGGATGAGCTAAGAACAGCCCTGAATTTAGCGACGGATGAGGAATTGCAGCATTTGACTCAGATTCTGTTTAGCCGCAAGTTTAATCCGCTGGATTATTTCCAAACGCCTCAACCGATTTTTGTTCAAACGCAACATCGCGATCGCCAAATTGAAAGTATCGAGCGACGGTTTCGCCATCTGGCGGCTGATGGTTTTACGGTGCTGCTTGGTCAGGCGGAAATGTTGAGTTATCGCGAAATTTTATTGCAGGTCTGCCACTTCCTGAAGCTGTCTAGTGAGCCGGGGATTAGCACCACCGACCTTGAGGCGGAAATTTTCCTCCATCTCACGGGCAAAGCTTGGCGCAAGTTACCTGCTGCCGAAAAGAAGTCACTACTCCACCGGGTTCAGCGTTCCCTCGAACGGGATTTTTTGCCGGAGCCTCTGCCTGTCCAGCTCCAACATAACCCCGTTCAGATTTTGTTGCGGGGTGGTAGTACGATCGCCGTGAGTACGATTTTAAAAACCGCCATTCTTAAAAATATTGCCCGGCAATTTGCCTTGTATTTTGCGTCCTCCCACATGACGAAGGTGGCCGCCGGTGGTGCAGGCAAGCTAGCGACAGTGCTGTCATCCCAAGCGGCCAAGAAAGGTTTGGCCACGACTGCCCTTAAGTATGGTGCGATGCGCAGTGTGTTTAGTGTGGTGGTGCCTGCGATGTGGGGCTGGTTCCTTGCTGATCTCGGTTGGCGGGCGATCGCCACAAACTACGGCCGCATTATTCCGATGATTGTGACTTTGGCGCAAATCCGCCTCACCCGCGAAGAAATCGTCTGGCAAGAAAACTAAAGAATTTCCATTAAACAACTTGGGTCAAAATCAGGCTAAACCAATCCCGGCGATCGCCCCACACTTTCACCGTTTTTAGACCTTGCATGGCGAGATTATCCTGCAATTGTTCTAGCTCAAATTTGCGGGAAATTTCGGTAAGAATACTTTCGCCCCCTTGAAACTCAATGGTGGTATCAAGGCTAGGGAAGGTCACGGTGTGGGTCGCTAAACAGTCTAAATGCATTTCGATCTGTCGTTTAGGCACATTGTAAATGGCACGGTGACGGAAGTTGCGCGTCTCAAAATTTGCCCCATAACGGTCGTTTAGATGCTCAAGCATATTCAGGTTAAATGCGGCTGTAATGCCTTGGCTATCGTTGTAAGCCGCCTCAAGAATGTCAGAAGATTTATGGCGATCAAGCCCTAATAAGAAATAATCTCCAGTTCGTAAAGATTGGCGGGTTTGTTTAAAAAAGCGATCGCTGTCTGCGGCGGAAAAGTTGCCGAGGGTACTACCCAGAAAAATGAGCATCCGTGGTAAATCTCCCGCGTCCGGTAAATGGGCGATCGCCTGCTCATAGGTGCCGATTAAGCCCGTAATCGAAAGAGTCTCATACTCCTGAAATAAGCGCTCTGCCGCAAACTCAACAATACTGGCACTCACATCCACCGGCACATAATCTAGCTGCTCAAATTGTTGGTAGGCATCCAACAAAAATCTGGTTTTCGTCGAACTGCCACTGCCCAACTCCACGAGCTCTGCATTGCCTGTAATAGCCGCAATTTCTGACGAAACGGTTTTAAGAATTTCCGCCTCCGTACGCGTTGGATAATACTCCGGCAGTTCACAAATTTGTTCAAACAGGGCAGACCCCTTAACATCGTAAAAATAACGGGGTGAAATGGTTTTCGGCGTTTCCCTCAGACCTTGAAGGAGCTGTTTGCCTGTCTCTTCTAAATCCTCTTTTTCCAGTAAATACACTAGTTTCAACTGCCCTGCTTGAGTCGTTGATGCAGTCATATGCTCTCGTCTCGACGTTTTCCGTAACTATTGTCCACTAAATGCCTAAACAGGACAATTCGGCGATCGCTCTCCATCACCTTCAATATCTCTTAACAAAGTGGGTTACAAAATTGGCAACCTCCCCAGTTCAAAAAAAGAATAAGCTACAGTGGGTGAGTCGGTTTGGTATGTACCCATGCGAAAGTTGTTGATTACGCTGTTGTTTATCGTGGGCTTGGGATTGGCACTGGTGAATATGCCCAGTCTCGCGACCCAAGGAAGCTACGACTCAGTGGTACTAGATTTCCGGGAAGACCTCGGCGAAGGGGAAATTTCTAGGCAACTCGAAAATTTTGCAAAACGCTTCAATGCCAGTATCCGATTAAACAGCGAGTTTTCCGCAGCAGACAATGTGTATGTAGCCGAAGGCAACGAAAAACTATTACAAGCCCTCCGCAAATCCGACCTCATAAAATCGACAGAATATATCGAACCCAACTACATTTACAGGACTTTCGCGACCCCAAACGACCCCGACTACGCAAAACAGTGGAATCTTCGCAGCATTAATGTCGAGCAGGCATGGACAGAAAATAGGGGTGAAGGCATTACCGTCGCCGTCATCGACACAGGTGTTAGTCGTGTTCCTGATTTAGAAAAAACAGAATTTGTTAAAGGCTATGATTTTGTCGGCGATCGCCCCGAAGCCAATGATGACGTAGGTCACGGAACCCACGTAGCCGGAACCATTGCCCAGTCTACCAATAATGGTTATGGCGTGGCGGGCATTGCCTACAACGCCAAAATTATGCCAATTAAAGTACTTGGCGCAAACGGTGGCGGCACAATCTCCGATATTGCAGAAGGCATCAAATTTGCCGCAGACAACGGCGCAGATGTCATTAATATGAGCCTTGGCGGCGGTGGTGCTAGTCGTCTCATGCAAGAGGCGATCGACTACGCCTACAGAAAAAACGTTGTCGTCATTGCCGCCGCTGGTAACGCAAACCAAAACTCAGCTTCCTATCCCGCCCGCTACCCGAAAGTAATCGGTGTTTCGGCGATCGACGCAGCAGGCATTAAAGCACCCTATTCCAACTACGGCGCAGGCATTGACATTACCGCTCCCGGTGGCGGTGAATCCGGCGGCATTCTCCAAGAAACCATCGACCCTAGTTCTGGCGCAGCCGTCTTCCAAGACTACAAAGGCACAAGTATGGCCTCTCCCCATGTTGCAGGGGTTGCCGCAATGATCAAAGCCGCCGGAGTAGAAGAACCAGCCGAAGTTTTACAAGTCCTCAAGCAATCCGCCCAAAAGATTAAAGACGATCCCTTTAACCATTACGGCGCAGGCTATCTCAATGCAGGCGAAGCCCTCAGCGAAGCAGTCAAAGGCAAAATCACCTTTAAAGATTTCTTCCGTTGGCTCCGTGACAATGGTTACCTCAGTCCTCGTTTCTGGATTGACGGCGGCACGATCGCCCTCTTACCAAAGATTGCCATGGTGCTCGGTTCCTACCTCCTCGCCTTTTTCCTCCGCAACTATTTCCCCTTCGGTTGGAGTTGGGCATTTAATGGCGGCTTGGTCATGGGAAGTTCTGGCCTATTTTTCCTCAAAGGCTTCTACATTTTCGACCTATCCCAAGCACCTTTCCGCGTGCTGGGCAGCTCCCTGCCAGAACTGGGGAACGCCCTCAATGGCAGTCCTGTATTAAACCCAATCTTTGCTAGTGTTTTGATTCCCTTCGGATTACTTGTCCTAATCGCCGGAACAGAATTTGGCAAAAAATTTGGTGTTGGTCTTAGTCTGGGAGTAGCCTCTTGTCTTACTGTTTACGCCTTTACTTCACCCTTAGTTTGGGGACTAGGTTCTGGCCTAGTTGCGCAGGGATTTCTAGTTGTGAATGCAATCCTTTGTTTTGCCCTAGCTAGATTAATGATTAAAGATCCACTAAAAACACAATCATAAATTACAGTTCAGAAACTGTGCGAATAACTTGTGTTCTCCGTAAAGAATCTCGGGTTAACCAGGTATCGGATTTATCGAAGATCAATTGATTTCAATCCAAACATCATCGTAAGAGCATTTCGGAAAACGCCCATCGGATAGCTATGAAACCAAGCACTAAAATGTGCAACACGCTATATCTCCTTCAACACAGCCGTTGATTGTTATTCACCCAAACACAAGACGCTATATTTGATGGAAGCCAAAGACTAATTAGCGAGCATCAACACTTGATAAAGCGAGACGAAATCCAAAACATGAGTTTTGACTATCGGGTGCATACCCAATACGGCTTGTTGCTCGACATACCTCAGGCATACTATTCCAAGAACCGCCTCTTAAAACTTTTGTCGAACTCCGTGCTTGACGAAAAGGATGATGTGTTCTTTTTGTG encodes:
- a CDS encoding YaaW family protein produces the protein MDELRTALNLATDEELQHLTQILFSRKFNPLDYFQTPQPIFVQTQHRDRQIESIERRFRHLAADGFTVLLGQAEMLSYREILLQVCHFLKLSSEPGISTTDLEAEIFLHLTGKAWRKLPAAEKKSLLHRVQRSLERDFLPEPLPVQLQHNPVQILLRGGSTIAVSTILKTAILKNIARQFALYFASSHMTKVAAGGAGKLATVLSSQAAKKGLATTALKYGAMRSVFSVVVPAMWGWFLADLGWRAIATNYGRIIPMIVTLAQIRLTREEIVWQEN
- the egtD gene encoding L-histidine N(alpha)-methyltransferase, translated to MTASTTQAGQLKLVYLLEKEDLEETGKQLLQGLRETPKTISPRYFYDVKGSALFEQICELPEYYPTRTEAEILKTVSSEIAAITGNAELVELGSGSSTKTRFLLDAYQQFEQLDYVPVDVSASIVEFAAERLFQEYETLSITGLIGTYEQAIAHLPDAGDLPRMLIFLGSTLGNFSAADSDRFFKQTRQSLRTGDYFLLGLDRHKSSDILEAAYNDSQGITAAFNLNMLEHLNDRYGANFETRNFRHRAIYNVPKRQIEMHLDCLATHTVTFPSLDTTIEFQGGESILTEISRKFELEQLQDNLAMQGLKTVKVWGDRRDWFSLILTQVV
- a CDS encoding S8 family peptidase, with protein sequence MRKLLITLLFIVGLGLALVNMPSLATQGSYDSVVLDFREDLGEGEISRQLENFAKRFNASIRLNSEFSAADNVYVAEGNEKLLQALRKSDLIKSTEYIEPNYIYRTFATPNDPDYAKQWNLRSINVEQAWTENRGEGITVAVIDTGVSRVPDLEKTEFVKGYDFVGDRPEANDDVGHGTHVAGTIAQSTNNGYGVAGIAYNAKIMPIKVLGANGGGTISDIAEGIKFAADNGADVINMSLGGGGASRLMQEAIDYAYRKNVVVIAAAGNANQNSASYPARYPKVIGVSAIDAAGIKAPYSNYGAGIDITAPGGGESGGILQETIDPSSGAAVFQDYKGTSMASPHVAGVAAMIKAAGVEEPAEVLQVLKQSAQKIKDDPFNHYGAGYLNAGEALSEAVKGKITFKDFFRWLRDNGYLSPRFWIDGGTIALLPKIAMVLGSYLLAFFLRNYFPFGWSWAFNGGLVMGSSGLFFLKGFYIFDLSQAPFRVLGSSLPELGNALNGSPVLNPIFASVLIPFGLLVLIAGTEFGKKFGVGLSLGVASCLTVYAFTSPLVWGLGSGLVAQGFLVVNAILCFALARLMIKDPLKTQS